The following proteins are co-located in the Desulfoscipio sp. XC116 genome:
- a CDS encoding methylenetetrahydrofolate reductase — MKNISKLQQILDSGQFAVTAEIGPPKHSSAEGIRHHAEMMRDYVDATNITDNQTAIVRLSSIAAGVHVLGCGIEPIVQMTCRDRNRIAMQSDLLGAYSLGMRNVLCLSGDHQKFGNHPTSKNVYDIDSMQLIYYLRRMRDEKLFFSDEAIKEHEPHFFIGAVANPFADPFEFRVDRLEKKVNAGAQFIQTQCIFDMERFERFMEMVRERGLDERVHILAGVTPMKSWRAAKYIQNNVSGMIVPDELVERLKNAEDPKREGVDICIEQIKYIKEKVKGVHGVHVMAIAWEEVVPEIVEKCGLYPRPKVD, encoded by the coding sequence TTGAAGAATATAAGCAAACTTCAGCAAATACTCGACAGCGGTCAATTCGCGGTAACTGCGGAAATCGGGCCGCCCAAGCATTCTTCCGCCGAGGGCATTCGTCATCACGCTGAAATGATGCGCGATTACGTGGACGCCACCAATATTACCGATAACCAAACGGCTATTGTGCGGCTGTCCAGCATAGCGGCCGGTGTGCATGTGCTGGGCTGCGGCATTGAGCCTATTGTGCAGATGACCTGCCGGGACCGCAACCGGATTGCCATGCAGTCTGATTTATTGGGCGCCTACAGCCTGGGCATGCGCAATGTGCTCTGCCTGTCCGGCGACCACCAAAAGTTCGGCAACCACCCCACCTCCAAAAACGTGTATGATATTGACTCCATGCAGCTCATTTATTATCTGCGCCGCATGCGGGATGAAAAACTGTTCTTCTCGGACGAGGCCATTAAGGAACATGAACCCCACTTCTTTATCGGGGCAGTGGCCAACCCCTTTGCCGACCCCTTTGAATTCCGGGTGGACCGCCTGGAGAAAAAAGTGAATGCCGGCGCCCAGTTTATCCAAACCCAATGCATCTTTGACATGGAGCGCTTTGAGCGGTTCATGGAAATGGTGCGTGAGCGGGGTCTGGACGAACGGGTGCACATCCTGGCCGGGGTAACACCCATGAAGAGTTGGCGGGCGGCCAAGTATATCCAAAATAACGTCAGCGGTATGATTGTACCCGACGAGCTGGTGGAACGCCTGAAAAACGCGGAGGATCCCAAACGCGAAGGCGTGGATATCTGCATTGAGCAAATTAAGTACATCAAGGAAAAAGTCAAAGGTGTACACGGCGTACACGTTATG
- a CDS encoding methylenetetrahydrofolate reductase C-terminal domain-containing protein, with product MIVAQQKPVEDIAQMIDDCKKVLFVGCAGCVTVCLAGGEKETEVLASAMRIKRNLENNPLEAITYTCTRQCDPEYIVPLDNLVKDVDAIVSLACGVGVQYLAERFKDKWVVPALDTKFIGGSTVHGSWEEKCGLCGDCILHRTGGICPIIRCSKSILNGPCGGSQYGKCEVSKDVDCAWQLIYDRMKALGKLDKLMEFQPPKDWSKSRDGGPRKAIREDVMID from the coding sequence ATGATAGTAGCGCAACAAAAACCTGTTGAAGACATTGCCCAAATGATTGACGACTGCAAAAAAGTGTTGTTCGTGGGCTGCGCCGGCTGCGTGACGGTTTGCCTGGCCGGCGGCGAAAAGGAAACCGAGGTGCTGGCCTCAGCCATGCGCATTAAGCGCAACCTGGAGAACAATCCCTTGGAGGCAATCACTTATACCTGTACCAGGCAGTGCGACCCCGAGTACATCGTACCGCTGGATAACCTGGTCAAAGATGTGGATGCCATCGTGTCACTGGCCTGCGGCGTAGGCGTACAATATCTGGCCGAGCGGTTTAAGGATAAGTGGGTAGTACCCGCACTGGATACCAAGTTCATCGGCGGCTCCACTGTGCACGGCAGCTGGGAGGAAAAGTGCGGGCTCTGCGGCGACTGCATCTTGCACCGCACCGGCGGTATCTGCCCCATCATTCGCTGCTCCAAAAGTATTTTAAACGGCCCCTGCGGCGGCTCACAGTACGGCAAGTGCGAAGTGAGCAAGGACGTGGACTGTGCCTGGCAGCTGATTTATGACCGCATGAAGGCGCTGGGCAAGCTTGACAAACTAATGGAATTCCAGCCGCCCAAAGACTGGTCCAAATCACGGGACGGCGGGCCGCGTAAGGCCATCAGGGAGGATGTGATGATCGATTGA
- a CDS encoding hydrogenase iron-sulfur subunit: MSEFEPKIVAFCCRFCAYTAADLAGSMRLQYSPNIRVVEIPCSGTIEHGVLLKTFEKGADGVYVAGCNLGDCHFLKGNIRAKKRVAAVKKILDETGLGGERLEFFHVPASEGTKFAKVANEMTERIRQLGPSPLNRNRAGNAQKEGGQTA, translated from the coding sequence GTGTCTGAATTTGAGCCCAAAATTGTAGCTTTCTGCTGCCGTTTTTGCGCTTATACAGCCGCGGACCTGGCAGGTTCAATGCGTCTTCAATATTCCCCCAACATTAGAGTTGTTGAGATACCCTGCTCCGGTACTATCGAGCACGGGGTACTTTTGAAAACATTTGAAAAGGGTGCCGATGGTGTGTATGTGGCCGGCTGTAATTTAGGTGATTGTCATTTTCTTAAAGGCAACATCCGCGCTAAAAAACGGGTGGCGGCAGTCAAAAAAATACTGGATGAAACCGGTCTCGGCGGAGAACGTCTGGAATTTTTCCACGTCCCTGCCTCCGAAGGCACCAAATTTGCCAAGGTGGCTAATGAGATGACGGAGCGCATCCGCCAGCTCGGCCCCAGCCCCCTGAACAGAAACAGGGCCGGGAACGCACAGAAAGAAGGTGGCCAAACAGCATGA